In the genome of Desulfovibrio sp. ZJ209, the window CCAGCGCCTGGAGATAGTCAAGGCTCGCAAGCTGGGCGTGCCCCGCGCGGCGCAGGGCCGCTGCCGTGGCGAGCACGAGGCGGATGCCCGTGAACGAGCCAGGGCCGGCCACGCAGCCGATGCGCCGGAAACCGGCTGGAGCGATGGCGAGGGCCGCGCAAATGTCACGCAGGGCCGGGGCCAGAAGCTCCGTGGCGCGGTTCGGCTCGTGCCACTCCTCAAAGCAGCGGCGGCGGCCGTTTTCCGTCACCAGTATCTGGAGCGCGCCCTCGGCGGCGTTGAGCACGAGCTCGAGCCCGGTGGAGTAGCCCGGTGCGCGCGCGCTCATTTGAAGAGCCGCCATACGTCGTTGAAGGTGGCGAGCGCCATGAGGCCCACCAGCAGGAAGAGGCCCACGCGGGTGGCCATTTCCTGCGCCTTTTGCGGCACCGGCCGCCGGAAGATCATCTCGATGAGGCAGAAGACGATCTGGCCGCCGTCGAGCACGGGCACGGGCAGGAGATTGAGGATGCCGAGATTGACGCTGATGAGCGCCGTCAGCGCGATGAGGCCGGCGAGGCCCTGGTGCGCCTGCTCGCCCACCATCTGGGCGATCATGATGGGGCCGCCCACCTGGTCCAGCGGCACCACGCGCTGCGCCAGCTTGACGAAGCTCTGCCAGGTGAGGGAGACCATGCCCCAGGTCTGCCGGGCGCCGGCCGCGGCGGCCGCCCAGAAGCCCTGTGGCTCCGCGCTCACGCTGTTGCCCGCGCGCACCCCGATGAGCCACGCGGTCTCCTCCTCGCCGAAAATGGTCTTGCGCGTGGCGCGCTCGGCCGTGAGGGTGAGCTCGAGCACATGGCCCCGCGCTTCCGGGCCGCTCTCCCCGGGCGTTTCGGGCCGCAACACCTCAAGGTGCAGCGGACGGCCGCCGCTGGCGTTGATGGTGGCGGACATGGCCTCCCAGCTCTCCAGCTTTTTGCCGTCAATGGCGAGGATGCGGTCGCCGGGGACGAGCCCGGCGCGGGCGGCCGGGCTGCCGGCCGAGACGGCGCCCACCACGGGCTGGAGCACGGGCACGCCCCAGCCGAAGGCGAGCGCCCAGCAGAGCAGCCAGGCGAGCAGGATATTGGCCACCGGCCCGGCGGCCACCACGAGCAGCCGCTGCCACGCGGGCCTGAGCGCGAAGCTCTCCCTGGGGGTGAAGCCGGGCGGGATGTCGGCCTCGTCGCTCTCGCCCACAAGCGCCACATAGCCGCCCAGGGGGATGAGCGAGAGCGCGTATTCGGTCTTGCCGATCTTGCGCTTGAGGATCTTGGGCCCGAAGCCGAGCGAAAAGGTGGACACGCCCATGCCGAGCGCGCGGGCCACGGCGAAATGCCCGAGTTCATGGAAGAAGATCAGTCCGCCGAGGACGATGATCACGGCAACGATGGTCGTCAGCACTTTGGCTCCTCGGGATGGGCGGCGCGGCGGCGCACAAGGGCGCGGCAGGCGCGGTCAAGGGCGTCCACGCGGGCGGCGAGCTCCACGGCGAGGGCGGCCGCGCGGGCCTCGTCAAGGGGAGCCCGGGGCAGGTCGCCGGGAGAAAGCGGGGCGAGGGCGCGGCCCTCGTCAAGGCCCGGCAGCGCGTCCAGCGTGGCCGAAACAAGGGCCGGGATGTCCGTAAAGCCGCAGCCGCCGTGGAGGAAAAGCTCCACCGCCGCCTCGTTGGCCGCGTTGAGCGCCACGCAGGCCGGCCCGAAGCCGGGCGCGCCCCCCATGGCCGCGCGGTCGGCCAGGAGCGCCTCGCGCGCGAGGCGCAGGGAGGGGAAAAGCTCCGGGTCCGGCTCCTCGAAGGTGAGGCTCCAGACGGCAGCAAGGTCAAGGGGCGGCGCGCCGCGGCCGGCGCAGGCCGGCCAGTCCAGGCAGTGCCCGATGGGGAGCCGCATGTCCGGCGCGCCGAGCTGCGCCATGAAGGAACCGTCGGCGAATTCGGCCAGCGAATGCACCACCGACTGCGGATGCACGAGGATGCGCACCCGCTCCGGCGGCACGCCGTAGAGGTGCACGGCCTCAATAAGCTCGAGACCCTTGTTCATCATAGTGGCCGAGTCGATGCTGATCTTGGCCCCCATGCGCCAGTTGGGGTGTGCCAGCGCCGCCTCGGGCGTCACCCGGGCGAGCTCTTCGGCGCTCCGGCCCCGGAAAGGGCCGCCCGAGGCCGTGAGCACGAGGTTTTTCACCTCCTGCCCGCGCCCGGCGACGCACTGGAAGAGCGCGTCGTGCTCCGAATCCACGGGCAGTACGGCCGCGCCAGTGCCCGCGCAGATGGCCCGCACGAGGGCGCCGGCGAGCGCGAGGGATTCCTTGTTGGCGAGTGCGACCATCTTGCCCGCGAGGGCCGCGGCCAGGGTGGCCGTGAGGCCGGCGGCGCCCACCTGCGCCGAGAGCACGGCGCAGGCCCCGTCGAGCGCGGCGAGGCGCGCATAGCCGGCGCGGCCGGTGAGGATATCGGGAGCATAGCCCACGGGGAGGAGCGGGCGCAGGGCCTCGGCCGCCGCCTCGTCGAGCACGGCGAGCACCGGGGGCCGGTGGCGCAGGGCCTGCCGGGCCAGAAGCTCCACATTGCGCGCGCAGGCGATGCCGGCGACCTCAAGGCGCCCTTCGGACGCCTCCACCACGGAAAGCGCGTTGCGCCCGATGGAGCCGGTGGAACCCAGCAGGACCACGCGGCGCGGGCGGATGGCGGCGAGGGCTTCAGCCGGCGGGGGCGAGATATAGTCCACCGCCGGGCCCCCGCGTCCGGGCCAGAGCGCGGTCACGGGCGCCGCCCCCCAAAGCTGTGGTCAGGGGCGCCGGGTTCAGTGTCGCGCCCGGGCGCTCGGCTCAGAAAAAGGAGAACCACTGGTCCACCACCGCCACCATGGGCATGGCGAAGAGAAAGCTGTCCGCCCGGTCGAGCACGCCGCCGTGCCCGGGCAGGAGGGAGCCGGAATCCTTCACGTTCACCGAGCGCTTGAGCGCGGACTCGAAAAGGTCCCCGAGCTGGGCAAAGGCGTTCACCGCCACGCCGAGCAGCGCGAAGGCGAACCACCCGGCCTGCCCGAAGATTTCGCCGTAGACGGCGCAGAAGATGACGCAGGCCGCGAGGCTCCCCACGGCGCCCTCGGAGCTCTTGTTGGGGCTCACGCGCGGCCAGAGCTTGTGGTGGCCGAAGCGCGTGCCCACGAAATAGGCGGCCGTGTCGGACGCGGCCACCGCGGCCAGCACGAAGATGAGCTTGAGCGTGGAGAGATAGGTGGCCGGCAGAAGCAGAAGCGGCACATAGGCGAGCCCGGCCATGAAGATGCCGCTGGCCGAAAAGGCGTTTTCCTCCTCCACCACGTCCCAGCGGAAGAGGAAGGAGAGCGCCGCCAGCACGAAGCCCGCGCCGAGGCACACGAGCGCGTCCTGCGGGCGGTGCATCCACGTGAGCACCAGCATGGCCCAGCCAAGGCCGATGGCGCAGATGCGGCTCGGGATGCGCCCGCGCGGCCCCCAGAAGAGCGAATAGAATTCCCACAGCCCGAGCGCCGACACGAGGAGGATGACGCCGAGAAGCGGCCAGCCCCGGCACCAGAGCACCAAAAGCAGCCCCGCCGCCAGGATGAGGCCGGTGATGGTCCGGCGGAGGTCCACTGCATGGTCAACAGCCATCGGCCTGCTCCCGCGTTTTGCCGAAGCGGCGCGAGCGCCCGGCATAGTCCTTGAGGGCCTTTGCGAGCTCTTCGGCCCCGAAGTCGGGCCAGAGCACCGGCGTGAACCAGAGCTCGCTGTACGCGCACTGGTAAAGAAGGAAGTTGCTCAGCCTCAGCTCGCCGCTCGTGCGGATGAGCAGGTCCGGGTCGGGCTGGCCGGCCGTGTCGAGCCTCTCGGCAAGCGCCGCCTCGGTGATGGCCCCGGGCGCGAGGGCGCCGGAGGCGGCTTCGGCGGCGAGCTTTTTGGCCGCCCGCACGAGCTCGGCGCGCCCCCCGTAGTTGAGGGCCAGGTTGAGGGTCATGTCCTTGCCCGCGGCCGTGCGGTTCATGGCGTGGCGCAGGGCCGTGCGCTGCGCGAGCGGCAGGCCGTCGAGGTCGCCCAGCACCTTGAGGCGGATGCCCCGCTCCAGCATGGTGGGCACTTCCGCGCCGAGAAATTCGAGCAAAAGCCCGAAGAGCGCGCTGATTTCGGTTTTGGGGCGGTTCCAGTTCTCGCTCGAAAAGGCGTAGAGCGTGAGGTGCGGGATGCCGAGGCGCCGGCATTCGCGCACCACCGTACGCACGGCGTCGGCCCCGGCCCGGTGCCCGGCCGTGCGGGGCAGATCGCGCGCCTGCGCCCAGCGGCCGTTACCGTCCATGATGATGGCGATATGCCTGGGCAGCTTTTCCGCGCCCTCCTGTGCCCCGCTCATGTCATCCACGTCAGATGTCCATGATTTCCTTTTCCTTGGCCTGGCAGCGGGTGTCGGCCTCGGCCACGAAACGGTCGGTGAGCTTCTGCACCTCGTCGGTGGCGCGCTTGAGCGCGTCCTCGGTGATCGCCTTCTCCTTTTCCGCGCGCTTCAGGCTGTCGTTGGCGTCGCGGCGCACGTTGCGCACGGCCACTTTGGCCTCCTCGCAGTATTTGCGGGCCACCTTGACGAGCTCCTTGCGGCGCTCCTCGGTGAGCGGCGGGATGGAGATGCGGATGATCTTGCCGTCATTGACCGGCGTGAGCCCGAGGTCGGACTTGAGGATGGCCTTTTCCACCGCGGCCATGCCGCCCTTGTCCCAGGGCTGGATGGTGAGGGTGCGGCTGTCGGGCACGGCCACGGAGGCCATCTGGCTGATGGGCGTGGGCGTGCCGTAATAGTCGGCCTTGATGCCGTCCACAAGCGCCGTGGAGGCGCGGCCGGTGCGCAGCTTGGCGAAGTCGCGCTCAAGGGAGGCGAGCGCCTTTTCCATGCGGTCTTCGGTGTCCAGCAGGGTGGTGTCGATGTCCATGGCTTCTTCCTTGCGGGGCTGGCCCCGGCTTGATGGCGCGTGAGGTCCCGGGGGCGCTCACTCCTCGCGGACGATGGTGCCCACGGGCTCGCCCAGGATGGCGCGTTTTATGTCGCCCCCGAACATGCGGCAGACGATGATGGGCACATGGTTGTCGCGCACGAGCGCGAAGGCCGTGGCGTCCATGACGCCGAGGCGGCGGCGCAGGGTGTCCTCGTAGCTGATGTGGTCGAACTTCACGGCGTCGGCGTTGGTGGCCGGGTCCTTGTCATAGATGCCGTCCACCTTGGTGGCCTTGATGATGGCGTCGCACTTGAGCTCCATGCCGCGCAGGGCCGCCGTGGTGTCGGTGGTGAAATAGGGGTTGCCCGTGCCGCCCGCGCAGATGACCACGCGGCCCTTTTCGAGGTGGTGCAGGGCGCGCCGGCGGATGAAGGGCTCGCACACTTCCTTCATGTTGATGGCCGAGAGCACGCGCGTGGGATAGCCCTGCTTCTCGAGCATGTCCTGCACGGCCAGCGCGTTGAGCACCGTGGCCAGCATGCCCATATAATCGGCGGAGGAGCGCTCCATGCCCTTGGCCGAGCCGGAAAGCCCGCGGAAGATGTTGCCCCCGCCGATGACGAGCGCCATCTCCACGCCCATGTCGAGCACCGAGCCGATTTCCTCGCAGACGGCGGCCACGGTTTCGGGGTCGATGCCGGTCTTGTGGGCGCCGGCCAGGGCCTCGCCAGAGAGCTTGAGCAGCACGCGCCCGTACTTGAGCCCGCGCTCGCCTGTCGCGTTGTCTTCGGTCATGGCTCCGCCTTGATTGGAGGTGGCTGGTTCCCGGGCCGGCCCTTGCCGCAACGCATTGAGGATACCAGAAAATCCGGCATCCTCAAAGCCTTTTTGCGCGGTGGGGGTGCGGGTTCAGGCGCCGAAGCGGCCTGCGACGAGCTCCCCGAGGCTGCGCTTGGGCACATGGTGCACGCCCTGGGCGTCGCGCCAGTAGTTGAAGGAGCCGTCCGCGGGCATTTCGGCGATGACGCGCTGCTCTTTCGCCACGCCGAGGCCGAGCACGAGCGGGATGTCCATGCCCGCCGGCACCTTGAGCAGCGGCGCGGCGGCCGCGCGGTCCACGGAATAGATGATGCAGCAGCCCCAGCCCTGGGTGGCGGCGGCGAGCTGGATGGTCTCGCTCGCGATGCCCGCGTCATAGGGCACGAGCTTGGCGCCCTCGGCGGGGGCGAGGATGGCGATGAAGGCCGTGGGCCGCTCGCCGGGCTTGGGCGTGCCCGCGTCCTTGAGGGCGCCGGCCCAGCGCGTGAGCCTGAAGAGCTCGTCGCAGGTCTGGCCCTTGGTCACGAGGACGAAGCGCAGGACCTGCGCGTTGCGGGCCGAGGGCGTCAGGCGCGCGCAGTCCGCGAGCCATTCGAGGTCGGCCATGCTCAGGGGCTGATCTTCCACAAAGCGGCGGCAGGTGCGCGCCTCACGGACAAGGGCCTGAAAATCGCGGGGGCTTACGGGCATGGGTTTCTCCTTTATTTTGTGCATTTGCGAGTTTGTGCAGTGCTTGTGCGCCCCAGTAATGCCGAAATTATCCGTCAAAAACAGCCTTGCTTCAGCCGTTGCGACGCAGGAAGCTACGGATGAAGACAGCAACAAGTCGCCGCAAATGTCAACCAACGATGCCATTGTCGCTATCCGTAAGCAGGCAGAGCCTGCTAACGGCTACCGCTTTGCTGCTTGCTGCGTCAGAAAAAAATTTCCTCGGTCGAGTACTTAAGTACACTCCCTTCGGAAATTATTTTTCTTCCTTGCAAGCACCAAAAAATCTTATTTTTTAGGATTCTTCCGGCACGACCACCCGGCTTCCGCTGCGCTCCAGCCGGACATAAGGAAGGTCTCTCAAGGGCTTTGTGTAACATGCTTTTTCTTGGGCTTAGGAGAGCGGCTAGAGGGTGAAGAGCAAGAAGCACAGCGTGCCTTCCTCGATGGCAGCGCCGAAAAAATCGCCGGAAAGGCCGCCCTCGCGCCGGGCAAGACCTGTCAGGCGGCGCAGGAGGAGGATTTGCGCCATGAGCAACAGGCCCGCGCGCAAGGGCGGCAGCCCGAGCATCACGAGGCCCGCGCAGGCCGCAAGGCCGGCCATGCGGTAGAGCGCGCGTATCCCGGGCCTGGCGGCGGCACAGGCCAGGGCGCCGAGCCCGGGCCCCTTGCGGGGCGGGCCCATGTGCGCGAGCAGCACGGCAGCCCCTCGGCCCCAGGCCGGGGCCAGCGCCAGCGGGAGCGCGAGGGCGGCGCCAGCCATGGGATCGTCAGCCGCGAACACCCGGGCGGCGTGCCAGCTCACGGCGCACCACTCCCCGCCGAACACGAGGAGCAGGCGCAGGGCCCCGAAGGCGCCGAGCCGGCTGTCGGCGAGGATCTCGCGGAAGCGCTCGCCCGTGGCGCCGCTGCCCTCGGCGTCGCCCAAATCGGCGGTGCCGTCCCAGTGCAGGCCGAAGGTCGTCCAGACCGAGAGGAAGAGCCAGATCCAGCCGGCGAGCAGGGCTTGCGGCCACTGCGGGCATCCCGCACCGTCCCCCCAGGCGAAAAGCCCAGGCAGCGCGAGCGCCGGGAGTGTCCAGATGCAGCCGAGCACGAGGCCCGCGGGCCCGAACCAGGCGAGGGCGCGGTCAAGCCCGGGCGCGTTGGGTCCCGGCATGGCGGCGGCCGTGCGCGGCAGGGCGAAGCGGCTCAGAAAGGCGAGGGCGCCGGCAAGGCCCGCTCCGGCGGGCCTCCACGCCCCCACTAGGCGCGGCCCCCCTGGGTCTGGGCGAAGGCGAGGGCATAGAGGTGGTGGAAAAAGTCCACATATTCCACGTGCACATGCTCGGGCACCTTGATGCGGGCCGGCGCGAAGGTGAGGATGGAAGTGATGCCCGCCTCCACGATGTGGTTGGCCGCGCGCTGGGCGCGTTCCGGCGGGGTCGTGATGATGCCCATCTGGATGTCGAGCTCGGGCGCGCACGCGGGCAAATCGTCGGTGCAGCGCACTTCGAGGCCGTGCATGATCTCGCCGATCTTGAAGGGGTCGCAGTCGAAAACGCCCACGATATTGAAGCCGCGCGCGCGGAAATCGCCGTGGTTGAGGATGGCGCGCCCGAGATTGCCCGCGCCCACGAGGGCCATGCGCCACTCGCGGTTGACGCCGAGGGCGTTCTTGATGGCCGCGATGAGCGCGTCCACGCGGTAGCCCACGCCGCGCACGCCGAACTCGCCGAAATAGGCGAGGTCCTTGCGCACCTGCGAGCCGTTGACGCCGCAGGCCTCGGCGAGGGGATTGGAGGACACCACCTCCACGCCGTCGCGGGCAAGGTTTTCCAGAACCTGCACATAGATGGCGAGCCGCTGGATGGTGGCGCGGGGGATATGTTTGCTCTTGGGGGCGGTAGTCATGATCCTTTCCTTGGGGCGAAAGTCTGGCGGTGCGCCGGGTGCCGAGCGCGCCCCGTCAGCGTATGCGATACGTGAAAAAAAGCCGCGGTGCAAGCGCCCCGGCGCAGGGGCGCCGGCCGGGGGAAAGGGACTAGCGGCCCGAATGGCCGCCCTGGCGGTCGAGGAGGCGCAGGCCCACGGCCTCGGCAAGGTGGGCCTCGCCGATGGCGCCGGCGCCCTCGAGGTCTGCGATGGTGCGGGCCACGCGCAGGATGCGCGTGCAGGCGCGGGCCGAGAGGCCGAGGCGGTCCATGGCCGCTTCCATGAGGGCGTGGCCGGCCGCGTCCAGGGCGCAGTGGCGTTCCAGCTCGCGCCCGGAAAGCGTGGCGTTGAGCGCTGGCGCCGCGTGGGCGCCCCCTTCGGCGGAAGCCCGCGCCGCCTGCGCCGCCCGGGCGGCGAGCACGCGCCCGCGCATGGCCGCGCTGCTCCAGCGCTCGGGCACGGTAGGGCTGCCGGGCCGGAACTCGGCATAGCTCACCTGCGGCGCGTCCACATGCAGGTCGATGCGGTCGAGCAGCGGCCCGGAGAGCCTGCGCCTGTAGCGCGCCACCTCTTCGGGGCGGCAGGCGCAGGCGTGGGCGCTGTCGCCATAATGGCCGCAGGGGCAGGGATTCATGGCCGCCACGAGGATGAAGCGCGCGGGATACGTCACGCTCCCCGCGGCGCGGGACACCGTGACCATGCCATCCTCCAGCGGCTGGCGCAGCGCTTCCAGCGCGGCGCGCGGAAATTCGGGGAGTTCGTCGAGAAAGAGCACGCCCCGGTGCGCCAGACTCACCTCGCCGGGGCGCGGCGTGCGCCCGCCGCCCACGAGGGCCACGTCCGAGACGGTATGATGCGGTGCGCGGAAGGGGCGCTCGGTGACAAGGCCCGAGTCCGGCGCGAGCTGGCCGGCCACGCTCAGGATGCGCGTCACGTCCAGCGCCTCCTCGAAGGAGAGCGGCGGCAAAATGCCCGGGAGGCGCCGGGCGAGCATGGTCTTGCCGCTGCCGGGAGGGCCCACCAGCAGGATATTGTGGCCGCCGGCCGCGGCGATCTCAAGGGCGCGCTTGGCCGCCTCCTGTCCCTTGACTTCGGCGAAGTCCGGCACGGGAGCGGCGTCCGGGGCCGCGGGCTCCGGCCGGGGCGGAAGTTCCGATGCGTCCTCCCCGGCGAGGAAGGCCGCACAGGCCGCGAGGCTTGGCGGCGCGATGACCGAAAGCCCCGCCACCACACTCGCCTCGGCGGCATTGGCCGGTGGCACCACGAGGCCGTCGGCGCGGCCTTGCGCATGGAGCTCCCGCGTGAGCAGGGCCAGCGGCAGCACGCCGCGCACGGGCCGAAGCCCGCCCGAGAGGGAGAGCTCGCCCGTGAAGACGAGGCGCTCCGCGCGTTCGGCCGGCACGAGCCCGGCCGCCGCGAGCAGCCCGAGCGCCAACGGCAGGTCATAGCCCGCGCCGGACTTGCGCTGCCCGGCCGGGGCGAGGTTGACGGTGACGCGGGCCGGCGCCAGCTTGAAGCCGCTGGCCCGCAGCGCGGCGAACACGCGGTCGCGCGCCTCGCGCACCTCGGTCTCGGGCAGGCCC includes:
- the rseP gene encoding RIP metalloprotease RseP, which gives rise to MLTTIVAVIIVLGGLIFFHELGHFAVARALGMGVSTFSLGFGPKILKRKIGKTEYALSLIPLGGYVALVGESDEADIPPGFTPRESFALRPAWQRLLVVAAGPVANILLAWLLCWALAFGWGVPVLQPVVGAVSAGSPAARAGLVPGDRILAIDGKKLESWEAMSATINASGGRPLHLEVLRPETPGESGPEARGHVLELTLTAERATRKTIFGEEETAWLIGVRAGNSVSAEPQGFWAAAAAGARQTWGMVSLTWQSFVKLAQRVVPLDQVGGPIMIAQMVGEQAHQGLAGLIALTALISVNLGILNLLPVPVLDGGQIVFCLIEMIFRRPVPQKAQEMATRVGLFLLVGLMALATFNDVWRLFK
- the dxr gene encoding 1-deoxy-D-xylulose-5-phosphate reductoisomerase, producing the protein MDYISPPPAEALAAIRPRRVVLLGSTGSIGRNALSVVEASEGRLEVAGIACARNVELLARQALRHRPPVLAVLDEAAAEALRPLLPVGYAPDILTGRAGYARLAALDGACAVLSAQVGAAGLTATLAAALAGKMVALANKESLALAGALVRAICAGTGAAVLPVDSEHDALFQCVAGRGQEVKNLVLTASGGPFRGRSAEELARVTPEAALAHPNWRMGAKISIDSATMMNKGLELIEAVHLYGVPPERVRILVHPQSVVHSLAEFADGSFMAQLGAPDMRLPIGHCLDWPACAGRGAPPLDLAAVWSLTFEEPDPELFPSLRLAREALLADRAAMGGAPGFGPACVALNAANEAAVELFLHGGCGFTDIPALVSATLDALPGLDEGRALAPLSPGDLPRAPLDEARAAALAVELAARVDALDRACRALVRRRAAHPEEPKC
- a CDS encoding phosphatidate cytidylyltransferase, whose amino-acid sequence is MAVDHAVDLRRTITGLILAAGLLLVLWCRGWPLLGVILLVSALGLWEFYSLFWGPRGRIPSRICAIGLGWAMLVLTWMHRPQDALVCLGAGFVLAALSFLFRWDVVEEENAFSASGIFMAGLAYVPLLLLPATYLSTLKLIFVLAAVAASDTAAYFVGTRFGHHKLWPRVSPNKSSEGAVGSLAACVIFCAVYGEIFGQAGWFAFALLGVAVNAFAQLGDLFESALKRSVNVKDSGSLLPGHGGVLDRADSFLFAMPMVAVVDQWFSFF
- a CDS encoding isoprenyl transferase, translated to MSGAQEGAEKLPRHIAIIMDGNGRWAQARDLPRTAGHRAGADAVRTVVRECRRLGIPHLTLYAFSSENWNRPKTEISALFGLLLEFLGAEVPTMLERGIRLKVLGDLDGLPLAQRTALRHAMNRTAAGKDMTLNLALNYGGRAELVRAAKKLAAEAASGALAPGAITEAALAERLDTAGQPDPDLLIRTSGELRLSNFLLYQCAYSELWFTPVLWPDFGAEELAKALKDYAGRSRRFGKTREQADGC
- the frr gene encoding ribosome recycling factor, which encodes MDIDTTLLDTEDRMEKALASLERDFAKLRTGRASTALVDGIKADYYGTPTPISQMASVAVPDSRTLTIQPWDKGGMAAVEKAILKSDLGLTPVNDGKIIRISIPPLTEERRKELVKVARKYCEEAKVAVRNVRRDANDSLKRAEKEKAITEDALKRATDEVQKLTDRFVAEADTRCQAKEKEIMDI
- the pyrH gene encoding UMP kinase, with amino-acid sequence MTEDNATGERGLKYGRVLLKLSGEALAGAHKTGIDPETVAAVCEEIGSVLDMGVEMALVIGGGNIFRGLSGSAKGMERSSADYMGMLATVLNALAVQDMLEKQGYPTRVLSAINMKEVCEPFIRRRALHHLEKGRVVICAGGTGNPYFTTDTTAALRGMELKCDAIIKATKVDGIYDKDPATNADAVKFDHISYEDTLRRRLGVMDATAFALVRDNHVPIIVCRMFGGDIKRAILGEPVGTIVREE
- a CDS encoding nitroreductase family protein, which translates into the protein MPVSPRDFQALVREARTCRRFVEDQPLSMADLEWLADCARLTPSARNAQVLRFVLVTKGQTCDELFRLTRWAGALKDAGTPKPGERPTAFIAILAPAEGAKLVPYDAGIASETIQLAAATQGWGCCIIYSVDRAAAAPLLKVPAGMDIPLVLGLGVAKEQRVIAEMPADGSFNYWRDAQGVHHVPKRSLGELVAGRFGA
- a CDS encoding adenosylcobinamide-GDP ribazoletransferase; this translates as MGAWRPAGAGLAGALAFLSRFALPRTAAAMPGPNAPGLDRALAWFGPAGLVLGCIWTLPALALPGLFAWGDGAGCPQWPQALLAGWIWLFLSVWTTFGLHWDGTADLGDAEGSGATGERFREILADSRLGAFGALRLLLVFGGEWCAVSWHAARVFAADDPMAGAALALPLALAPAWGRGAAVLLAHMGPPRKGPGLGALACAAARPGIRALYRMAGLAACAGLVMLGLPPLRAGLLLMAQILLLRRLTGLARREGGLSGDFFGAAIEEGTLCFLLFTL
- a CDS encoding redox-sensing transcriptional repressor Rex gives rise to the protein MTTAPKSKHIPRATIQRLAIYVQVLENLARDGVEVVSSNPLAEACGVNGSQVRKDLAYFGEFGVRGVGYRVDALIAAIKNALGVNREWRMALVGAGNLGRAILNHGDFRARGFNIVGVFDCDPFKIGEIMHGLEVRCTDDLPACAPELDIQMGIITTPPERAQRAANHIVEAGITSILTFAPARIKVPEHVHVEYVDFFHHLYALAFAQTQGGRA
- a CDS encoding YifB family Mg chelatase-like AAA ATPase — translated: MIVRLLSGALSGVDAYPVEVEVDYARQGLPGFSLVGLPETEVREARDRVFAALRASGFKLAPARVTVNLAPAGQRKSGAGYDLPLALGLLAAAGLVPAERAERLVFTGELSLSGGLRPVRGVLPLALLTRELHAQGRADGLVVPPANAAEASVVAGLSVIAPPSLAACAAFLAGEDASELPPRPEPAAPDAAPVPDFAEVKGQEAAKRALEIAAAGGHNILLVGPPGSGKTMLARRLPGILPPLSFEEALDVTRILSVAGQLAPDSGLVTERPFRAPHHTVSDVALVGGGRTPRPGEVSLAHRGVLFLDELPEFPRAALEALRQPLEDGMVTVSRAAGSVTYPARFILVAAMNPCPCGHYGDSAHACACRPEEVARYRRRLSGPLLDRIDLHVDAPQVSYAEFRPGSPTVPERWSSAAMRGRVLAARAAQAARASAEGGAHAAPALNATLSGRELERHCALDAAGHALMEAAMDRLGLSARACTRILRVARTIADLEGAGAIGEAHLAEAVGLRLLDRQGGHSGR